In Glycine max cultivar Williams 82 chromosome 10, Glycine_max_v4.0, whole genome shotgun sequence, the DNA window GGCTGCTTTAGCTTAATCTCATGGATTGGTAGCAAATAAGAGGGTAATGCAAGGTTAAAGGAATTGCATATCTTTAGCCTAACATCCTTATGAGTTTATTCTTCAGCAGCATTTTCCTAGTGTCATGTAAAAGCTAATAACATGTTATGAAAGATGCTTGAGAATGTAAGTTTCCACTTTCCACCAATGTGTTTTCCGGGGATTTAGCATTCGCCTCATAAACAGTGAGcactattttatttctaaacttGGTTTTTTTTAAGCACAGGATGCTGGcaaaattagtaattattattttttaaagaagttGAACTAAATGTGTGTGCAATTTGCACATCCTACATTATTTTCACTCGAATTTCTATAACATATTtcataaatcatttttcttatttcttttcattacaTCCTTTATAttatttcacatttttctttcttctcttcctaCGTCTCTTCTTGTTGTAAGATATGTTGTGAAAAAAAAGTATTGGCAAACTAGCTTTACTCATCactaatatgataatttttagtgACTAGTCCTAGATATTTTTAAGAGATCTATATATTCAGTtttatttgatgataaaaaaaatgagttaaaaaaGCTTTAACAtgaataatcatttttgtgtttttttatttatcgttgacatgagtttatttaaaaatacactAAGAAAAATGCTTTATTACGCAATTCAAGAGCAGAAAAAGGCTTGATGGACCGAGTCGTTAGCAGATCATAAATTCTCAAAATAGGttataaacacttaaaaaatatttcgcttactgttttagtttttaaatttaaggtGTGTATTTTTTTGTCCCTAAATTTTGaagattgtatttttttagtccctaatataataaatgataatttttagttgtcttaaattaaattttattttttaatcatttgaatttgaaaactgtcataaaatattaaaaaaaattatcacaaagTACTTAAAAACTGTTATAAAATGTCTAgggattaaaaaaagtaatatattgttaatataattattttaaactaatgATGTAAACGTATGGATTCTCTGCTTGAAGCGTGTTGCCTTTGCagccaaaaaatacaaaaagaaaaagagagaggataaaaaattgaagttagATAATAGAGAGATGAAACGGCTGTAGAGGTCTAGAGGGACTGTAGAGAGGATGACCACAGAGGATCCAAACTCAAGATACAATGTGTCATATTCATGAacaattttattcatataaattattaatatatattatcggTATATCATACTAAatagtataatatattatacttagaaaataaattatacattagtataaaatatttttattatgttattcaaTCACAACAATTCCCTTTAAAAATATGCTGATACAAATGTCAAATTTATACTAATAAACATTTTCCTTATTTAATTAGTaggatttttttagaaaatagatTATACAATGACAATTTAAAACAGTTTTAAATACATCTATATtgaattctttatttataagggccaaacatttttttatgagaaaataaattatatactaaaacaattttatattattattcaattataatttattatatataataaatttactaacttttataataattacttaaagtTACATTCGtgataattttgtattaatttaatgtgtagtttttttgttttacgaTGAACGGTGTAGTttttatattgaggatatataaccattaaattattgttttatatccCTCATTTGAAAAGCTTAAGAAGATGAGtagatgattaattaattaaagttaactTTTGGCTTAATAGTCGGAAAACACTTTTGTTTCAATACACGCCTCAATCTTCACTTTATATAGTGTGAGTTAATCATAGttaacaataattaatagtaCAAAGGCCactttaatttgcaatttatgagttctttatttctctctttttcaatcaaaattagtTAGGCGCTGATCTTAAAAATAACTAGTTTTCCAATTCAACTACCAGATTTTAAAAAACAGTTCCAATTGGGGACTTCAACCCTTCAAAGTGGACTTAACTAGCTACCATGCAGCTCACTTTATGAtattcaaagaaaaagaagaagatcttacacaattttattttacgaACATCAAACGATCTTTTATAGAAACTATTATCAGTTAACACCTTAAAGTATACCTTGaacagaattaaaaaaaagtatacctTCGAAACGTTTTGAGATTATTTGTTTTGACAGAAGTTTTGAGAAGTTTATGAAGATTAATAGCCTTAACTGTCAATAATTGGACTTTATTTGATTCCTACATTGTCAGTAGCCGAGGAGGGATGgtgaaaagtaaataaatatataaaaattgttagGTGAAGATGAAAAAGTAATTCAAAGTGATTAAGCCACACATAAGGAGAAATTTAAGGGAGTAAGTGAggaattagaaataaaaagaagatgAGTGGTTAGCGGTGAAGATCCCTTATGCTTAGGGAAGCTTGCATTTCGGACAAGTTTAAATGGAGACAGATACCCCCAAACTCatctttttgttaaaaaaaaaaaaaaaactaagtagAGGATAAACTCACATAACAAGTAGACCTTGCATTCCTAAATCTAAAAATGATGTcattaagcctttttttttctccccctCATAACAATTAGTGATTCGtatgaataattaaaagagttaaatatatttttagtatatataatttaatgattttttttatttttgtttctgtgattttttttattttagttcttttaaaatgtgtttattttattttttatttttaaagtattttaaataacactttaaatagtaaaaaaatcattatatgaaacactttaataacaaaaaacaaacaaaatattttataatgactaaaatggaaaaaaattataaaaataaaaatgaaaaattcaacccaattaaaaagagtttttttatccacaaaagacaaattaatatgaataaaaagagtaaatacaaaCCTAtaccactttttctttttttcttgtacTCCTACcttatcaaaaacaaaaactacttTCTCTTATTGAATCTGATGTAATCTCTTGTCACCTTTCCGGTTAAATATCAGATgacttcagttttttttttaaaaaaaaaaaacacccaaCTTCGATTTCTGCTTTTAAAACCATGTCCTTGATTTGAAATGGCTTCCCATGCATGATCAAGATGCATGTCTTGTGTACATAATtatccccatgcgtaaatatgACTCTTTCGACTTTCATAGGCGATAAACGAGCTTAAATGTTGCACTTATTATGTGATGCTGAGAGACAGAAGAAAACTATATCTGCATCTTTCTAAAATTAGGTGTTTATCATAATTCCACCAAACAAAACTACAGAAGGAAACGAAAACACAAAAGAaatggaataaaaataatttccaaaagTAAGCCCAAGCTGTCCCAATGTCGAATATAATGTCCATCTCCATCCATCGTTCAGAGCATTGTTTTTGCAGTACTCTTTagtctttatttctttattgGTGCAACTACGTGAAACTTTAGTCTTtaggatattttaaaaataatttaatgtttaaacTTCGGTAAACAAAACTCTTTCGCGTGTCGTACAATAACGGGTCTTCTAAAgtgaataaattttatgatcttTAACACCTGTCTCCATAATTTTCCTGACAAATACATCaatagtttcatttttttatattttttattatataaaattaaaaataaattatttattttttgtgtaaacCTTTTGGGTGCaaagttattgttattattttagcaTCAACCACGTAAATTAATTAgtctagaaagaaagaaatttagtGTCTATTAGTTTCGATTTAGGGTTTGTTCTAGTACGTAAAAAGTCTCACAAAATCGTGAGCTTCAAACTAATATCAAAGTATATAATACCTTTGACAAACATACCCGGGAGAATTGTTTCATATAGAAAATAACTAGTGTTTATCAAAAGTTATTATTACCAAATTATAATGGATAcatatataaaactatttaatcCTAGAAGGCAAACCCTTAATTTCGCAACTAATTTTgcactcttctttttcctcgGTTCCCTGCAAAACACACCAAACCTTCTTTGCGCTGTGCCTGCAGctttgccttttctttttcgTTAATTGCAGTCACTTTAATGACAGTCAAATTCACCTcttttttgaataaaaggttTTCCTCATCATAAGCTTGcctcaaattttttatatgggTTACTGAGCCCAGTCTCCTCACACATTAAGCATCCTTCCACTAGCAAAAACAAACCAATAATAtactgtaaaattattttaatatagcaAGAGGCGAGTATTCATTGGAATGAAATTATTTCACTTTAACTAATGTCTTGGATTCGAGctctaaatatataattgtgttaaaatttgaaacaagAGTTTTGTCAACTCATAGATCCAACTGATCAAATAAAATTGTCATCAATGAAACATACATGTGATTcataccaaaagaaaaaaaaaaaaacatttcaataTACTTATGGACAAGTATGTTCACTCAATATATTCAACGGAGAGAAGCATTAATTTATGGAGGTTCATGAGGACAATATCCCACCTCAGCTCAATCTTTGAAGGGCAAGTAATAATGCATCCACAATCATGGAGCTTTTGTTTTGGATTTATTTTGTAACACTTGAACCTTAAGCAAGCATTGTCCGCAAGTACTTAGAAGATTTCTCAAGAGACTTTTCTTTAGGACCTAATCGATAATGCCGGCTTAGAAAACGACCATTCTGTCCTCCACTCACTATTGCTTTCAAGTACCTGGCTCCACCTTTTACTCTCACAAACGTGTTCATTCTTCACCCATATACCAAAGATTTTTGTACGAGATTTTTCATTAGACCAAACTTAACTACTAACCAACTTTCTAGCTGGCAGAACTTGTGTTCTGCAGTATTTGTGCCTATTTAGATAATCAACTTGGTGACCTTCGAGTGTTGCCTAGGTATATCACTAGCATACAtagtcaacaatttttttttaccattttcagaaaattaaattattgattcTATATTAAGTACACTACTTGCATATATGCTGTACTAATTGCACTTAACTCATGAAGACCAAAATTAAATTAGCATCATTATTCTTATATTCTATATGCATGTGCAATGATAAATTATTCATCACTTACATTTGATCACTTTCTATGTAAACTCATGTTTTCTGTTATCACGAATAATCACTGGACAAGTTGAATTGaccaaaagaacaaaagaataaGAAATGGAGAGGAGTCACTAGTTAGTACAAGTaagcaaaataatttaattaggtgcaacaataaatgttataaactttttcttttttttctataacgTGTTAGGAAATCTCCCAAAGTATACATCACTACCACCATCACGCCTAGATGCAGATTGATTGGCCTGTGGGACACAGTATTATAAGAGGTCAACTTGACAAACCACCCAAGAAATAGTCCAAATTGTGCTACCTGACCTTGTCAATGAGTTCACACAATACCGTATCAGCGACATAATTACAAATAAACCAACACAAACATTCTGTAATTTTCTCTTTGTGTGTTTCTTATAGAGAAATTAAACCATCAGCAAATCCAAGTGTCAAACAGGTATATATAAACAACCAGAATTGTCTGTGAGTGcaaagaagcaaaaaaagatGCAATCACTTGGTCAAAATGAGGCATCTCTAGCATGCCCTCAAGGGTGTTGCCCTACTTCTTTATTGTTCAaccctccaccaccaccaccacaatcTCAGAACACAACAGCCAAACCTAGAAACAGTTCTGCAGAGTGTAGACACAGCTTTGCAGCCACAACAGCATCCTCAATCTTCCCAAACACCAAATTCACCAACCATGAGTCCCTTCCTTCTCTGCATGAATCATTCAGTGAGTTCAAGAAAGTGTATCCTCAATACTCCGAGACTGATCAAGTGGACCATGTGAGAGCCAAAGAATATTACCACCTCTCTTTCTCCAACCAATCATGCCTTGACTACATTGGTATTGGCCTCTTCTCCTATTACCAACGCCAACACCACCATGACACCTCAAAAACCCAACTTGCATCTTCTTCAACACCCCAATATTCTGATAATATTCCCTTCTTTAGCATATCCTACAAGACTGGGAATCTGAAGACACTTTTGCTTCATGGGGGGCAGGAATCAGAGTTTGAGTCTGCAATGAGGAGAAGAATAATGAAGTTCCTCAACATTTCTGACAATGACTACTTCATGGTTTTCACAGCAAACAGAACCTCAGCTTTCAAGCTTGTGGCAGACTCATATCCATTCCAATCTAGCAAGAAGCTTCTGACAGTTTATGACTATGAGAGTGAGGCAGTGGAAGCAATGATTAGTTGCTCAGAGAAGAGAGGAGCCAAGGCCATGTCAGCTGAATTCTCATGGCCAAGGCTGAGGATTCGGTCAACAAAACTGAGGAAGATAATTGTTAGCAAGaggaagaagaacaagaagaaaaggggTCTCTTTGTGTTCCCACTTCACTCCAGGGTAACAGGAGCAAGATATGCTTACCTGTGGATGAGCATAGCTCAGGAGAATGGGTGGCATGTGTTGCTTGATGCTTGTGCATTGGGACCAAAAGACATGGACAGCTTTGGCCTCTCTCTCTTTCAACCTGATTTTCTCATCTGTTCTTTCTACAAGGTCTTTGGAGAAAATCCATCAGGGTTTGGATGCCTTTTTGTCAAGAAATCTGCTATCTCCACTCTTGAATCCTCATCTTGTGCTGGAATTGTGAACCTTGTGCCAGAAAGGTTGCTACTTCAGCCATCAGAGGATAAGCATTCTTCTAAGCAAAAACCATTGTCTATATTACAAGAACAAGAGTTATCTTCCTTGAGTTCTTTCTCTGGTCGGATACAAACCTCACAAGCTATCAAAGTTGAACAAGAATTATCGGAGCTTCAGATCATAGCGGCACCTGCAAAACCAAAAGAAGGTTCTGGAAGTGTGGAAGCAAAAGGACCAGTTGAGAGCCTTCAAAGTAAGAAAGCACAAGATAGTGGTGAGAATGGGGGTTTTAACATTGAGTGCAGGTGTTTGGATCAAGTGGACTCTTTGGGATTGATAATGATCACCAATAGAACGAGGTACCTTATAAATTGGCTGGTGAACTCCATGATGAAGCTGAAGCACCCTAATGCAGAAGGGGTTCCCCTAGTCAAGATTTATGGTCCTAAGGTGAAATTTGATAGGGGACCTGCTTTGGCTTTCAATGTGTTTGATTGGAAAGGTGAAAAGGTTGAGCCTGTCCTTGTACAGAAGCTTGCTGATAGGAACAATATATCTCTCAGCTATGGATTTCTCCATCATATTTGGTTTGCAGATAAGTATGCAGAAGACAAGGGGAAAGTTCTACAGACCAAAGAAGGAAGAGTCCAAGGAGTAACCACCAACAAGAAGAAAGATAGAGATGAGCTAGGAGTAACTGTGGTTACTGCTGCATTAAGCTTCCTGGCTAATTTTGAAGATGTATATAAACTATGGACTTTTGTTGCCAGGTTCCTTGATGCTGATTTTGTGGAGAAGGAGAGATGGAGATACACAGCTCTCAATCAGAAAACAATTGAAgtttaatacaataaatttcACTTCATTCTTCTGGATTGTGGAACGAAGAAGACTCAAGAGTGTGGATTCGGATGAGGATTTCAAGAGGAGAAAATAGTTTACCTATCCAATCATTTTGTTGATTAGTTCATAAGTCATATAGACAATTCAGCAgtcaaatatatttgattttacttgCTTCTTCTGTTTTGTCCTTGCATACATATTCAGGCAAAGAAATCACAGCTAGAAAATTGAATATACCCTTCTATTTATTCCCAAACTGACAAAAGTGTAAGTTCCAGCACTAGTATATTGAGCAACTATTCTTCAATGATATGTATGTCtatttaacaaaaatcaaaataaacaataggCGAGGTTGGTTCTACCTCAGTTTTCTTGTCACTACACTGTCTTTGATCGATTATTGATGGCATGGTTACATTTGAGGACCgataaatcaaatttattatgcTGAAGACCAATGACCAAACTAGAACTTGGTAAATTAAATGAATAGTTTGATTATTTGATTATGGTCCTTCACAATTCACAATAGGtacattttcttttacaaagaaTGCTAAAAGGTATGAAACTCTTTGAAACAACATTCTCGATCTCTAAAcaatctttttctctctccattC includes these proteins:
- the LOC100814630 gene encoding uncharacterized protein → MQSLGQNEASLACPQGCCPTSLLFNPPPPPPQSQNTTAKPRNSSAECRHSFAATTASSIFPNTKFTNHESLPSLHESFSEFKKVYPQYSETDQVDHVRAKEYYHLSFSNQSCLDYIGIGLFSYYQRQHHHDTSKTQLASSSTPQYSDNIPFFSISYKTGNLKTLLLHGGQESEFESAMRRRIMKFLNISDNDYFMVFTANRTSAFKLVADSYPFQSSKKLLTVYDYESEAVEAMISCSEKRGAKAMSAEFSWPRLRIRSTKLRKIIVSKRKKNKKKRGLFVFPLHSRVTGARYAYLWMSIAQENGWHVLLDACALGPKDMDSFGLSLFQPDFLICSFYKVFGENPSGFGCLFVKKSAISTLESSSCAGIVNLVPERLLLQPSEDKHSSKQKPLSILQEQELSSLSSFSGRIQTSQAIKVEQELSELQIIAAPAKPKEGSGSVEAKGPVESLQSKKAQDSGENGGFNIECRCLDQVDSLGLIMITNRTRYLINWLVNSMMKLKHPNAEGVPLVKIYGPKVKFDRGPALAFNVFDWKGEKVEPVLVQKLADRNNISLSYGFLHHIWFADKYAEDKGKVLQTKEGRVQGVTTNKKKDRDELGVTVVTAALSFLANFEDVYKLWTFVARFLDADFVEKERWRYTALNQKTIEV